The following DNA comes from Capsicum annuum cultivar UCD-10X-F1 chromosome 7, UCD10Xv1.1, whole genome shotgun sequence.
taaagttaataaacttaaataaaatactataaatatccttgttaaaaaaatattcattacatataatataaaaagatattacataaatataaaattaaaattataaggacaAAATGGACATTGCATGGAACAAAGGGGGAGGTTGATTATTATTGATAGTTCAGGGGAGGTTGATTTTTAAGACAGACTTCGGGGGAGGGGGGGACCGATTTTCACCCATTTATATTCATAGCTTAACAcaattttaaactccaatttcaactctaaaaaaaattaattttcatggcGAAACAAGTGCGGGaagtttttcttcaaaattaattattttgtcaaaaaaaagaaaaagaaaagggacaataaataaataattagaacAGTGCGAAACGTAGAATTAGAAACTCGAGGGCATTAGAGTGACAGAGAGTTGGCAAGAGTTGGCTCCAAAGCATGTACAGCCCATAAAAGTCTTCATTTTCTTACCCACTCCATTAAGCGAAACGCCGTTTGCCGCACGGTATGCAGTTTCACAAATGTGTTACTATTTTATTGTGAAAGAAATTTGTACCCTATTGATTGTGAAAACAAATATTGTATTGATGGTTCCTATGTTCAGTTGTTTTACTATGTGTAGCTCAATTCACTGTTCTTAACTTAGGAGTTAAGAGAAGGGAATCGGTTTTCAAACAAGTTAATCGGATCATACAATATTTATGAGGAGGGGCGAATTTACATTGAGCGAAGAGGTGTTAAGCTAAGTGATAttacttcatcaattttttttttaaatatatattaatactaTGATTTGGTGCTCAAATTGTTTTTTGAGATTTGGGATTCGAACCTTAACCAATGCTCCGATATCGTATTAAGAAATAAACACATCAGTAAAGTTCCGATAATTATAAAAGCTTATGTCCACTGATTCACTCATAAGTTATAACTACTCGTTAAATTATCAACAAAATTTATATGCACTTATAAAATCAAGCTTATAATACTCTCTTAATGCATAGATCCCAATGGCAATTAGGCGGCTTCCATTACCTTTCTAAACGTACTCCTTATCACTAGCATAGTGCATAGAAGCATCCTTCCAATTTAATctcataaatataattaattatctcaTTACCTTATAAGTCAACTTTCTAAAAAACCTAACTTTGTTACCACTTTCTTTCCTTTGTCTCTATCTCTCTTGTTGTTGGGTCAACCAACCACGTTATTTACATTAATTATATGTCCCCTCTtactctcctctctctctctctccatttGATTCTCCTTTATATAATGTAATGCAAATGCCATTAGCCTCATAAACTCATCAAAACACAATTCACAAAACTAAACAAACAAAACCACAAAGTTTTCGTTCTTTCTCTAAAATGGAAGAGTTAGATACACTATATCCTCCTGATTCAGATCTTGATCTCAGCTTTACGAGCTGTGCTTcaattaatacaacaacaactgaTCGTACACTTAGTGCGCGAAGTAGTTTGGCTCGTAGTAGCCTTACATTGAGTTTTAACGATCGCTTGTCATGTACATCAACTGCAAACAATCCATCTGCTGAAATTCCCAACTTCCATCGTCGTGCTCACCGTCAGCACGACCAAAACTGGTCTGCTATTAAGGCAGTGACAACACTTTCCTCCGATGGTGCTCTTCATCTCCGGCACCTCAAGCTGCATCGCCTTGTTGGCTCAGGAAACCTTGGCCGTGTTTTCCTCTGTCGCCTTCGCGACTATGATCATGCGAACTTTGCTCTTAAGGTGATTGACAGGGACTCTCTTACGGCGAAAAAACTGTCTCATGTTCAAACGGAGGCGGAGATTCTTTCTTCTTTAGATCATCCTTTTCTCCCAACACTTTACGCACATTTAGAAGTATCACATTATACTTGCTTGTTAATCGATTTTTGCCCTAATGGTGATCTACATTCCTTGCTTCGAAAGCAACCTGGTAACCGGCTACCTATTGAATCGGTCAGATTCTACGCAACTGAAGTACTCATAGCTCTCGAGTATCTACATTCCCTTGGAATTGTCTATCGTGACTTAAAACCAGAAAACATTCTCATTCGCGAAGACGGACACATCATGCTTTCGGATTTCGATTTGTGCTTCAAATCTGAAGTCTCTCCGAAGCTAGACTTCACCACTcgtacacaacaacaacaacgatcTAGAAACAGATGCAGATTTTACAATCACCGCCTAAAGGAAGAAATAGTAACCGAGTTTGTAGCAGAACCAACGTCTGCATTTTCCGGATCATGCGTAGGAACACACGAGTATTTAGCACCGGAGATCATCAGTGGTACCGGACATGGCAATGGTGTAGACTGGTGGGCGTTTGGTGTTTTACTATACGAGTTGTTATATGGTACGACGCCGTTTAAGGGGAACAGTAAAGAGTGCACACTGCGCAATATAGCATCTAGCAAAGGCGTAAAGTTTTACTTTGACGAAGTTACTCAAAATGATGATACTGAAATTAAAGATTTAATAGAGAAATTATTAGTAAAGGATCCACGGAGGAGGCTAGGATGCGCCAGGGGTGCAACGGATATTAAACGTCACCCATTTTTCGCCGAAATAAAATGGCCGTTGATCAGAACTTACCGGCCACCGGAAGTGCGGGGAATAACTATAAAGAGAACGAAGAGTAAAGCGCACGTGACCAGTCACGTGACTGGATTATCATCTTCACCAAGAAGAAGGCGTTGCTTATGGAAAAGGTTGGGTTATTTAATGAGGATTAAGGGATCTAAGTATAATTTAAATGCTAATCATAATTATTA
Coding sequences within:
- the LOC107878525 gene encoding serine/threonine-protein kinase WAG1, producing MEELDTLYPPDSDLDLSFTSCASINTTTTDRTLSARSSLARSSLTLSFNDRLSCTSTANNPSAEIPNFHRRAHRQHDQNWSAIKAVTTLSSDGALHLRHLKLHRLVGSGNLGRVFLCRLRDYDHANFALKVIDRDSLTAKKLSHVQTEAEILSSLDHPFLPTLYAHLEVSHYTCLLIDFCPNGDLHSLLRKQPGNRLPIESVRFYATEVLIALEYLHSLGIVYRDLKPENILIREDGHIMLSDFDLCFKSEVSPKLDFTTRTQQQQRSRNRCRFYNHRLKEEIVTEFVAEPTSAFSGSCVGTHEYLAPEIISGTGHGNGVDWWAFGVLLYELLYGTTPFKGNSKECTLRNIASSKGVKFYFDEVTQNDDTEIKDLIEKLLVKDPRRRLGCARGATDIKRHPFFAEIKWPLIRTYRPPEVRGITIKRTKSKAHVTSHVTGLSSSPRRRRCLWKRLGYLMRIKGSKYNLNANHNYYCHTNYNKVSKCV